One window from the genome of Lentibacillus daqui encodes:
- a CDS encoding DUF2187 family protein yields MLIEAWTILTRRIELFTPDKKKAKPGDIVEFKKNDFIMKGVVLPSNCKKSIIVDIESLNNLKKLPFGYPNTVVAHHKYRVVDKK; encoded by the coding sequence ATGCTTATTGAAGCATGGACAATACTTACGAGGAGAATTGAGTTGTTTACACCTGACAAGAAAAAAGCCAAACCTGGTGATATTGTGGAATTCAAGAAAAACGATTTTATTATGAAGGGAGTAGTATTACCTTCTAACTGCAAAAAAAGTATCATTGTAGATATTGAATCACTGAACAACCTGAAAAAACTACCGTTTGGATATCCGAATACGGTTGTTGCACATCATAAGTACAGGGTTGTTGATAAGAAATAA
- a CDS encoding HAD family hydrolase — MIKGVIFDFDGLIFDTETVEYRLLSDIFAKHGAELSLKRWQQEIGTYTGFKPFEYLCEQTGNKLNQKELETQFNTLFHEQLTNESARSGVEEYLKEAKTLDLKVGLASSSNYKWVSNHLQNLNLIDYFDCIKTSDDVEHVKPDPELYLQAASCLGLEVGECLVFEDSANGAIAAKKAGMSCVIVPNEVTEAMEFCQVEHRITSMSDITLKELLETIKV; from the coding sequence ATGATAAAAGGTGTAATTTTTGATTTTGATGGTTTGATTTTTGATACAGAAACCGTCGAGTATAGACTGCTAAGTGATATTTTTGCCAAACACGGAGCCGAGCTGTCGCTAAAACGTTGGCAACAAGAAATCGGAACATATACAGGATTTAAGCCATTTGAATATTTGTGCGAACAAACCGGCAATAAACTGAATCAGAAGGAACTTGAAACCCAATTTAATACTTTATTCCATGAACAATTAACAAATGAAAGTGCCCGATCTGGAGTAGAGGAATATTTAAAAGAAGCAAAAACACTTGATTTGAAGGTTGGATTGGCATCAAGCTCTAACTATAAATGGGTTTCCAACCACTTGCAAAACCTAAATCTAATTGATTACTTTGATTGCATTAAAACGTCAGATGATGTGGAACATGTCAAGCCGGACCCGGAATTATATTTACAAGCCGCCAGCTGTTTAGGGTTGGAAGTTGGTGAATGTCTCGTTTTTGAGGATTCGGCAAATGGAGCAATCGCCGCAAAAAAAGCCGGCATGAGCTGCGTCATCGTACCTAATGAAGTAACCGAAGCCATGGAATTCTGCCAGGTAGAACACCGAATAACATCGATGTCAGACATTACTTTAAAAGAATTATTGGAAACCATCAAAGTATAA
- a CDS encoding GMC oxidoreductase — protein sequence MPNKNSYMDLDPTYTDYLGNPLLRVTCEYQDYDISRTRHGINTSKKIVEKMGADIVDVDEIDDDTQFDHKFYTDHFFGGAIMGDKPETSAVNTYSQMWDMENLFVVGGSSFPHNSNYNPTVTIGAFAYRATEGMIQYLKNGGGIVS from the coding sequence TTGCCAAACAAGAACAGCTACATGGACCTGGATCCAACGTACACCGATTATCTTGGCAATCCGCTGCTCAGAGTAACCTGTGAATACCAGGACTATGATATCAGCCGCACCCGTCACGGTATTAACACTTCCAAAAAAATCGTGGAAAAAATGGGCGCTGATATCGTGGATGTCGATGAAATTGATGATGATACGCAATTCGACCACAAATTTTATACCGATCATTTCTTCGGTGGCGCAATCATGGGCGACAAACCCGAAACGTCAGCGGTAAACACCTACTCACAGATGTGGGATATGGAAAACCTATTCGTTGTAGGCGGCTCTTCCTTCCCACATAACAGTAATTACAATCCAACCGTTACTATCGGTGCATTCGCTTACCGTGCGACAGAGGGAATGATTCAGTATTTAAAAAATGGAGGAGGAATAGTTTCTTAG
- a CDS encoding GMC family oxidoreductase N-terminal domain-containing protein, with the protein MRNNSHARIGTDTGGAGVHWNGISFRWLPYDFEIYSKTVDRYGKDKIPKDMTIQDWGITYDELEPYYDKFEKTAGISGEENPIGPKRSDKYPNPPMQETAVTRLYKKAAKELGYHPYHIPSANVTRQYTNPDGETINACMYCAFCEEYGCDFGAKADPIVTVLATAEKTGNYELRNQCTATRVTHSGNRANGVIYTDTSTGQEYEQPADIVVLAGFVFTNNRLLLLSEIGEPYNPKTGKGIIGKNFTGHFSNLSTYVGTRGFFEDKKFNLYAGAGALGTTIDDFSGDNIDHTDLDFLHGYEVHYFQTGMRPIANN; encoded by the coding sequence GTGCGCAACAATAGTCACGCCCGCATCGGCACAGACACTGGAGGGGCAGGTGTACATTGGAATGGCATTAGTTTCCGCTGGTTGCCATATGATTTTGAGATTTACAGTAAAACGGTGGATCGCTACGGCAAGGATAAAATCCCCAAAGATATGACCATTCAGGACTGGGGCATTACCTATGACGAATTGGAACCGTATTACGACAAATTCGAAAAAACTGCCGGTATATCCGGAGAAGAAAACCCAATCGGGCCCAAGCGTTCAGATAAATATCCGAATCCGCCGATGCAGGAGACCGCGGTTACCCGGCTGTATAAAAAAGCCGCGAAAGAACTCGGATATCATCCCTATCACATACCATCTGCCAACGTCACCAGGCAGTACACGAACCCGGACGGAGAAACCATTAACGCCTGTATGTATTGTGCATTTTGTGAGGAATATGGCTGTGACTTTGGTGCGAAGGCGGATCCGATTGTAACTGTACTTGCAACTGCCGAAAAGACTGGCAATTACGAACTGCGTAATCAATGCACTGCCACCCGGGTTACCCATAGCGGCAATCGGGCCAACGGGGTTATTTATACCGATACCTCAACCGGTCAGGAATACGAGCAACCTGCTGACATTGTTGTGCTTGCCGGATTTGTTTTTACCAATAACCGGTTATTATTATTATCTGAGATTGGCGAACCATACAATCCTAAAACTGGAAAAGGTATCATCGGCAAAAATTTCACCGGCCATTTTTCCAATCTCTCTACCTATGTCGGTACCCGCGGCTTCTTTGAAGATAAAAAATTCAATCTGTATGCCGGTGCAGGTGCCCTGGGTACGACGATTGATGACTTTAGCGGTGATAATATCGACCATACCGATCTCGATTTTCTACATGGGTATGAAGTGCATTACTTCCAGACGGGAATGCGGCCAATTGCCAATAACTAA
- a CDS encoding FAD binding domain-containing protein, whose translation MIAVDFEYYQAFSITEAVEMFQRLRNEGKSPIFYSGGTEIITMMRTNQLYTETRVVIDIKTIPECTVLESQGDRLVIGAAVPLSQLEEWSEFPLLGKNCSRIADHTSREKITIGGNICGNIKYKEAILPLLLTDCDLVVAGESGVKQIPINQTFDQQVNLDPGSFIVQILVDKQWIDLPFVSKKMTRIGRIGYPLFTVSGIQKEDQVRLAFSGLCEFPFRSSDVEETLNRSDQSLEKRINEAIGQLPAPLLDDIYGSAAYRAFVLRQVLEESLLELKGDGNGR comes from the coding sequence TTGATTGCGGTAGATTTTGAATATTATCAGGCTTTTTCCATAACAGAGGCTGTCGAGATGTTCCAGCGGTTACGCAACGAGGGAAAGTCGCCCATCTTTTACAGTGGTGGAACAGAAATTATCACCATGATGCGTACCAATCAGCTTTATACGGAAACAAGAGTAGTCATTGATATCAAGACCATTCCGGAATGCACCGTTTTGGAGTCCCAGGGTGACCGTTTGGTGATCGGTGCCGCGGTTCCATTATCCCAGCTTGAAGAGTGGAGTGAATTTCCATTATTGGGGAAAAACTGCAGCCGGATAGCTGATCATACGTCACGGGAAAAGATTACAATCGGCGGCAATATTTGTGGAAACATTAAATATAAGGAAGCAATCTTACCGTTATTATTAACTGACTGTGATCTAGTGGTTGCCGGGGAATCTGGAGTGAAGCAAATTCCGATTAATCAAACGTTTGATCAACAAGTAAATCTCGATCCCGGGTCATTTATTGTCCAAATCCTTGTAGATAAGCAATGGATTGATTTGCCGTTTGTCAGTAAAAAAATGACTAGAATTGGCCGAATTGGGTATCCCCTGTTTACTGTTTCCGGAATACAGAAAGAAGATCAGGTACGATTGGCGTTTAGTGGTTTGTGTGAATTTCCGTTTCGTTCAAGTGATGTGGAGGAAACCCTAAATAGGTCAGACCAGTCGCTGGAGAAGCGGATTAACGAGGCGATCGGCCAGCTTCCCGCACCACTCCTGGATGATATATACGGATCCGCAGCCTATCGAGCGTTTGTGTTACGACAGGTATTGGAAGAATCGCTATTGGAGTTGAAAGGGGATGGCAACGGGCGATGA
- a CDS encoding (2Fe-2S)-binding protein, whose translation MKITVELTINNETKSVHVRPADTLLNTLRDELGLTGTKPGCENGDCGACTILVDGRPMKSCLMLTVEAVGHHITTIEGLKDTPIQQAFIEKFAFQCGYCTSGFLMNCYALAELHPNADDYQIKNWLQSNICRCTGYEEIKEAITSVLEAKRYASG comes from the coding sequence ATGAAGATAACGGTGGAATTAACGATTAATAATGAGACAAAAAGCGTTCACGTCAGGCCTGCGGATACGTTGTTAAACACATTACGGGATGAACTTGGATTGACAGGAACCAAACCCGGTTGTGAGAATGGCGACTGTGGGGCTTGTACGATCCTTGTTGATGGCAGACCGATGAAATCTTGTTTGATGTTGACCGTAGAAGCGGTTGGCCATCACATCACAACGATTGAGGGATTGAAAGATACCCCAATTCAGCAAGCATTTATCGAGAAATTCGCCTTTCAATGCGGATACTGTACGTCAGGATTTTTAATGAACTGTTATGCATTGGCTGAACTTCATCCTAATGCCGATGATTATCAAATTAAAAATTGGTTGCAATCCAACATCTGCCGGTGTACCGGATATGAGGAAATCAAGGAAGCGATCACGTCGGTGTTGGAGGCAAAAAGATATGCCTCGGGGTGA
- a CDS encoding MerR family transcriptional regulator: MKTLELLSIRSLSRMVGISLYTAANWIEDFDVYIPKTEERDATYYYPDAVDVLKRIKKWKAKNYENAQIKIMLANYALPTNQNHAMKETQTTLDHGNDKENMLTIMQTIGKTVSNVTNQEKIIHELQEQQRKQLKRIKKLEKQVEDINELKQEIATLKRELASNNYETSKASFARLFH, from the coding sequence GTGAAAACATTGGAATTGTTGAGCATAAGAAGCCTAAGCCGTATGGTCGGAATCTCACTATATACGGCAGCGAATTGGATTGAGGATTTTGATGTTTATATCCCGAAAACGGAGGAAAGAGACGCCACTTATTACTACCCCGATGCTGTTGACGTGTTAAAACGTATAAAAAAATGGAAAGCCAAAAACTATGAAAATGCACAAATAAAAATCATGTTGGCCAATTACGCACTTCCAACCAATCAGAATCATGCAATGAAAGAAACACAGACAACACTGGATCATGGTAATGACAAGGAAAATATGTTAACAATCATGCAAACCATTGGAAAAACTGTATCCAACGTTACAAACCAAGAAAAAATCATCCATGAACTGCAAGAACAACAACGCAAACAACTGAAACGAATTAAAAAGTTGGAAAAGCAAGTTGAGGATATAAACGAGCTAAAGCAAGAGATTGCGACATTAAAACGGGAACTTGCATCCAATAATTATGAGACGAGCAAAGCATCATTTGCGCGCTTATTTCATTAA
- a CDS encoding sulfurtransferase: MTVNKALVTTDWVAEHKDDDKVQLVEVDVDNSAYESGHIEGAIAWNWTTQLNDQVRRDILSKDQFEELLGNSGITPDTLIVLYGDNNNWFAAYAYWQLKIFGHEQVKLLDGGRVKWELEERPYVTTEPNVTPVKYEAKNPDLSVRALQPEVLAAVKDGNVALVDVRSPQEFSGEVIAPPGMTETAQRGGHIPGAANVPWKQATNEDGTFKSPEELKELYGTKGITSDKDVITYCRIGERSAHTWFALHELLGFDNVRNYDGSWTEWGSMVGVPVER, translated from the coding sequence ATGACTGTGAATAAAGCACTCGTTACAACGGATTGGGTGGCAGAACATAAGGATGATGACAAGGTCCAACTGGTGGAAGTGGACGTTGATAATAGCGCGTATGAATCTGGTCATATTGAAGGAGCAATTGCATGGAACTGGACGACCCAGTTAAATGATCAGGTCCGTCGTGATATCCTTAGTAAAGATCAGTTTGAGGAATTACTTGGCAACTCTGGCATTACCCCTGACACATTAATTGTATTGTACGGTGATAATAACAACTGGTTCGCAGCATATGCATACTGGCAGTTGAAAATTTTTGGCCACGAACAAGTCAAATTATTGGATGGCGGCCGGGTAAAATGGGAGCTTGAAGAACGCCCATATGTAACAACTGAACCTAATGTAACCCCTGTAAAATATGAGGCGAAAAATCCAGATCTGTCTGTTCGTGCGCTTCAACCTGAAGTATTAGCTGCAGTAAAGGATGGCAACGTAGCGCTTGTAGATGTCCGCAGTCCACAAGAATTTAGCGGTGAAGTTATTGCGCCACCAGGAATGACCGAAACAGCTCAACGCGGTGGACATATACCAGGAGCTGCCAATGTGCCATGGAAACAAGCTACAAATGAGGATGGTACGTTTAAATCTCCAGAGGAATTAAAAGAATTATATGGAACAAAAGGAATTACTTCCGATAAAGACGTTATCACCTATTGCCGAATTGGTGAACGTTCTGCTCACACATGGTTTGCCCTTCACGAGTTACTTGGCTTTGACAACGTCCGCAACTATGACGGCTCCTGGACCGAATGGGGAAGCATGGTTGGCGTACCGGTTGAGAGGTAA
- a CDS encoding 5-methyltetrahydropteroyltriglutamate--homocysteine S-methyltransferase: MSITLTKAPFKADLVGSLLRPENLHQARKAYKEGSISAEQLREIETKEIKRIVDKQIEVGLKAVSDGEFRRRFWHTDFLEHLNGVEGYVPETGFIFHGEEETEKYDVRNIGKISFNPDHPFLNDFALFHDIVDGRAVAKQTIPSPNQLFNHGIRDESIYPDIEEYADDIIQTYRDALRAFYDAGVRYLQFDDVYIAGLSSPDIPFNDGTYNREQLIDLALRVVNGVLEGKPDDLHVTTHLCRGNYRSNWAFAGSYERIAPTLFAKENVNGFFLEYDDDRSGDFKPLEYIPNGGAQVVLGLVTSKSGELEDKEKIKARIEEASQYVPLEQLALSTQCGFASTHHGNKLTEEDQWRKLKFIVEIANEVWGF, translated from the coding sequence ATGTCGATTACATTAACCAAAGCACCATTTAAAGCTGATCTTGTTGGCAGCTTGCTCCGTCCAGAAAATTTGCATCAGGCGAGGAAGGCATACAAAGAAGGAAGCATCTCCGCTGAACAACTGCGCGAGATTGAAACGAAGGAAATCAAGCGCATTGTTGACAAGCAGATTGAGGTCGGTTTAAAAGCCGTGAGTGACGGAGAGTTCAGACGCCGCTTCTGGCATACAGATTTCCTGGAACATTTAAATGGTGTAGAAGGCTATGTTCCTGAAACTGGATTCATTTTTCATGGTGAGGAGGAAACGGAAAAGTATGATGTACGAAACATTGGCAAGATCTCGTTCAATCCGGACCATCCGTTTCTAAACGACTTTGCCTTGTTTCATGACATTGTAGATGGCCGGGCAGTTGCCAAACAAACGATTCCAAGTCCTAACCAATTGTTTAATCACGGCATTCGCGATGAAAGTATCTATCCGGATATAGAGGAATATGCAGATGATATTATCCAAACCTACCGGGATGCATTACGGGCGTTTTATGATGCTGGTGTACGATACTTACAATTTGATGATGTGTATATTGCCGGGCTTTCGTCACCAGATATTCCGTTCAATGACGGTACATATAATCGGGAACAATTAATTGATTTGGCATTGCGAGTTGTCAATGGCGTGCTGGAAGGAAAACCGGATGATTTGCATGTGACAACCCATCTCTGTCGCGGTAATTATCGATCCAACTGGGCATTTGCAGGAAGTTATGAACGGATTGCACCCACATTATTTGCCAAAGAAAATGTCAATGGATTCTTTTTAGAGTATGACGATGATCGTTCCGGTGATTTCAAACCATTGGAATATATCCCAAATGGAGGGGCACAGGTTGTACTTGGCCTGGTCACTTCCAAATCTGGTGAGCTGGAAGATAAGGAAAAGATTAAAGCACGAATCGAGGAAGCATCACAATATGTACCGCTTGAACAACTAGCTCTAAGTACACAATGCGGATTTGCCTCAACCCATCATGGAAATAAATTAACTGAGGAAGATCAATGGAGGAAGCTGAAGTTTATTGTCGAGATCGCCAATGAAGTATGGGGATTTTGA
- a CDS encoding xanthine dehydrogenase family protein molybdopterin-binding subunit — protein sequence MKLVNEYLSKGSIATMIGKSVKRKEGVNKVTGRAQYTGDFSASGMLHAKLLTSPYAHAKIKSINITEAKKCPGVRAVVIGEDYPVLTGSAIADRPILALGKVRYFGEPVAVVVADSEHEAQFACAKIQVAYEPYPVINSVQEAVAGMRPYVHEELMHYTRGKEVRPDPDRNISNHVKVRKGDIDEGRDLSEVTVETEVSLPQTDHAAMETRTVRAEILPNGEVHIHTSSQAPFMVKQDISKYFSLNEDKVVVHTPLVGGGFGGKAAIQLEFIAYVASKAVGGKLVKIANTREEDLISSPVRIGMSANVKLGAKQTGKLMMAEITFLFDSGAYVDEASDITTTAALNCTGPYKIDHVWCDSLCVYTNHPYSTSSRGYGHGELAFAIDRALDMLAEKLHIDPIELRMMNMIKPGDTTPTQAPLTKSNIGNTAKCLERVKQLINWEEGQVVPVSDRMVRAKGVSCLWKTSMSPTDATAGAIITFNEDGSMNLNVGVVEIGQGTKTTLTQLLAESMQVDESKIHVMMEVDTQTSPRHWKTVASTAIYMVGNAVLEAAEDVKRQLKIIASHALRCKPEDLDVAEARVFVKSNPDINVNVKDVAHGYKYDNGNAVGGMVVGRGGFIMNHLTKVNQQTGQGIPGPAWTVGAQAVEVEFDTKTFSYKISKAVSVIDAGKILNPKGARGQVTGSMIMGLSWANREQIVVNDNGNIETNQFRTYKTLRYEEQPEYIVEFLDTPQLDAPYGARPVAEHGIIGMPAALGNSLSAAAGVPLNQLPLVPEYIWQQKKEAGNL from the coding sequence ATGAAATTGGTTAATGAATATTTGTCAAAAGGGAGTATTGCAACGATGATTGGAAAGAGTGTAAAAAGAAAAGAGGGTGTCAACAAGGTTACCGGTAGGGCGCAATATACGGGTGATTTTTCAGCGTCGGGGATGTTGCATGCCAAATTACTGACAAGTCCTTATGCTCATGCAAAGATAAAATCAATCAATATAACAGAAGCAAAAAAATGTCCTGGTGTGCGGGCAGTTGTAATTGGCGAGGATTATCCGGTTTTGACGGGATCGGCCATTGCGGATCGCCCTATTTTGGCATTGGGAAAAGTCCGCTATTTTGGCGAGCCGGTTGCTGTTGTTGTAGCAGATAGTGAGCATGAAGCACAATTTGCCTGTGCGAAGATTCAGGTGGCGTATGAACCCTATCCGGTCATTAATTCGGTTCAGGAAGCAGTTGCGGGAATGCGCCCGTACGTTCATGAAGAATTGATGCACTATACAAGGGGAAAAGAGGTCAGGCCGGATCCAGATCGTAATATATCAAATCATGTCAAGGTTCGCAAAGGTGATATCGATGAGGGACGGGACCTAAGTGAGGTGACAGTTGAAACAGAAGTATCCCTGCCGCAAACGGATCATGCGGCAATGGAAACGCGTACCGTTCGCGCGGAAATTTTACCAAACGGGGAAGTGCATATCCATACATCCAGTCAGGCGCCGTTTATGGTGAAACAGGATATTAGTAAATATTTTTCCTTAAATGAAGATAAAGTGGTTGTTCACACGCCATTGGTAGGGGGCGGATTCGGTGGGAAGGCTGCGATTCAGCTAGAATTTATTGCATATGTAGCTTCTAAGGCGGTTGGCGGTAAGTTGGTGAAAATTGCAAACACAAGAGAGGAAGATTTGATCAGTTCTCCTGTACGTATTGGCATGAGCGCCAATGTGAAACTTGGGGCAAAGCAAACGGGAAAATTAATGATGGCGGAAATTACCTTTTTATTTGACTCAGGTGCATATGTCGATGAAGCGTCCGACATTACTACCACTGCGGCATTGAATTGTACAGGTCCTTACAAGATTGATCATGTATGGTGTGACTCCTTATGTGTCTACACGAATCATCCTTATTCCACGTCAAGCAGGGGGTATGGGCATGGAGAACTCGCATTTGCTATTGATCGTGCCTTAGATATGCTTGCAGAAAAATTACACATCGACCCCATTGAATTAAGAATGATGAATATGATCAAACCAGGCGATACCACACCGACCCAAGCACCCTTGACAAAAAGTAATATCGGTAATACGGCCAAATGTTTAGAGCGTGTCAAGCAATTAATCAATTGGGAAGAAGGGCAGGTTGTTCCGGTATCTGACCGTATGGTGCGGGCAAAAGGGGTCAGTTGTTTATGGAAAACCTCCATGTCCCCAACAGATGCAACAGCTGGTGCAATCATTACCTTTAACGAGGATGGCAGCATGAATTTGAATGTTGGTGTTGTGGAAATTGGTCAAGGAACCAAAACCACGTTAACCCAATTGCTTGCGGAAAGTATGCAGGTAGATGAAAGTAAAATCCATGTCATGATGGAGGTTGATACCCAGACAAGCCCACGCCATTGGAAAACAGTAGCAAGTACGGCAATATACATGGTCGGTAACGCGGTGTTGGAGGCAGCCGAGGATGTAAAACGGCAATTAAAAATCATTGCATCACACGCTTTACGATGCAAGCCAGAGGATCTTGATGTCGCAGAAGCCAGGGTGTTTGTAAAAAGTAACCCGGACATCAATGTGAATGTGAAAGACGTGGCTCATGGGTATAAATATGATAATGGAAACGCGGTTGGCGGCATGGTGGTTGGACGTGGCGGCTTCATTATGAACCACCTAACCAAAGTCAATCAGCAAACGGGACAAGGGATTCCCGGACCCGCTTGGACGGTTGGTGCACAGGCAGTAGAAGTAGAGTTTGATACGAAAACATTTTCCTATAAAATCAGTAAGGCAGTATCGGTCATTGATGCCGGAAAAATATTGAACCCAAAAGGTGCCCGTGGACAAGTGACCGGTTCGATGATCATGGGATTAAGCTGGGCCAATCGTGAACAAATCGTGGTTAATGACAATGGCAACATCGAAACGAACCAATTTCGCACGTACAAAACCTTACGCTACGAGGAACAACCTGAATATATCGTGGAGTTTTTGGATACTCCACAGCTCGATGCCCCATATGGTGCGCGGCCGGTTGCGGAACATGGAATCATTGGCATGCCGGCAGCACTGGGGAATAGTTTGTCGGCAGCTGCGGGAGTTCCACTGAATCAATTGCCACTTGTTCCGGAATACATTTGGCAGCAGAAAAAGGAGGCGGGGAACCTTTGA
- a CDS encoding HAD family hydrolase, whose amino-acid sequence MVPYRLLALDLDGTLLTDDKRISPTDRKWIGRATDAGVMVIIASGRGRQSVRAFRKELGLHTPMVLVNGGEVWGRSGELLERSIIPRKDIRTLKEIAEHYGADYWGCDVNGLVRRHHWTEKMGSRNWLKFGIRDPYVQVLDRVKKRICSLHGLSMTSSALNVIEVGVKGKSKATGVRKVCEHVGIKMEEVMAIGDNWNDFPLIRAAGFGVAMGNAIPQLKDVAKAVTDSNEQSGVGKAIEKYLLRGDVQKTGENGNR is encoded by the coding sequence ATGGTTCCATATCGTTTATTGGCGCTGGATTTGGATGGTACACTACTTACTGATGATAAGCGGATTTCACCGACAGATAGGAAATGGATAGGGCGGGCGACCGATGCGGGGGTTATGGTTATTATAGCCAGTGGCCGGGGGAGACAGTCTGTGAGAGCATTTAGAAAAGAGTTAGGTTTACATACTCCCATGGTGTTAGTAAATGGCGGTGAGGTCTGGGGGAGATCGGGTGAGTTGCTGGAACGATCAATTATTCCAAGAAAAGATATACGTACATTGAAGGAGATTGCCGAACATTATGGAGCGGATTATTGGGGATGCGACGTAAACGGTCTCGTTCGACGCCACCATTGGACGGAAAAAATGGGCTCCAGGAACTGGTTGAAGTTTGGTATTCGGGATCCGTATGTACAGGTTTTGGATAGAGTGAAAAAGCGAATTTGCAGTCTACATGGGCTTAGCATGACTAGTTCCGCTCTAAATGTTATTGAGGTTGGGGTGAAGGGAAAATCAAAAGCAACAGGTGTCAGAAAGGTTTGCGAGCATGTGGGAATAAAGATGGAAGAAGTGATGGCTATTGGGGATAATTGGAATGATTTCCCATTAATCAGGGCTGCCGGTTTTGGTGTGGCAATGGGAAATGCAATACCGCAATTAAAAGATGTTGCCAAGGCAGTGACGGATTCCAATGAACAGAGTGGGGTTGGAAAGGCGATTGAGAAATATTTACTTAGGGGAGATGTTCAAAAAACCGGAGAAAATGGGAATCGCTGA